The following are from one region of the Simiduia agarivorans SA1 = DSM 21679 genome:
- a CDS encoding serine hydrolase domain-containing protein codes for MVKKVSIVLAVLVLLSAVAIIAIGPAYVTHAPKMAAGMAAKLACSSRYVSGFSEHLAAADLESYSPILAQVSLDFNDTDHAVTARFLGASPSAHFVPGLGCALDYADKSIREAVQVPALPVSDALWPAGDGVNPPHPQAQTLLDEILKQDNAEGLQTRALVLIKEGELVAEAYAEGIDPQTPLLGWSMAKSMTAVAIGRLVQQGRASVASQTLFPEWQQDVRAQLSLEHLLTMTDGLDFAERYEPGTDATRMLFTEAGSAHYALTRPQIHPAGRRFNYSSGTANLLALWLMNQVGGSPQAVQSFLFNELFIPMGMQHTVFETDSLGVPVGSSYVYASARDWARMGQLLVNGGEINGEQLLAPDYVRHACSPNPSDNGRAYGYQLWLNEGDAALRWPSLPVTACAAMGNRAQMVMMIPERKIVFVRLGWTAGDYPTDDRVSRLLAF; via the coding sequence GCCAAACTGGCCTGTTCCAGCCGTTATGTGAGTGGCTTCAGTGAACATCTGGCCGCGGCAGATCTGGAAAGCTATTCGCCGATTCTGGCACAGGTATCGCTCGATTTTAATGATACTGACCATGCCGTAACGGCACGCTTTCTGGGCGCATCGCCTTCTGCCCACTTTGTGCCAGGCCTTGGCTGTGCGCTCGATTATGCAGATAAGTCCATTCGTGAAGCGGTGCAAGTACCAGCGCTGCCTGTGTCCGATGCCCTGTGGCCCGCTGGCGATGGGGTTAACCCACCGCACCCGCAGGCACAAACCCTTCTGGACGAGATACTCAAACAGGATAACGCCGAGGGCCTGCAAACCCGTGCTCTGGTTTTGATAAAAGAGGGCGAATTGGTGGCCGAGGCCTATGCCGAAGGTATCGATCCGCAAACCCCTTTGTTGGGTTGGTCCATGGCCAAGAGCATGACGGCTGTGGCCATTGGTCGATTGGTACAACAGGGGCGGGCTTCGGTGGCATCGCAAACACTGTTTCCGGAATGGCAGCAAGACGTGCGCGCACAGCTGTCGCTGGAACATCTGCTCACCATGACCGATGGATTGGATTTCGCCGAACGTTACGAGCCTGGCACCGATGCCACCCGCATGTTGTTCACGGAGGCCGGCAGTGCCCACTATGCGTTGACCCGACCGCAGATTCATCCGGCCGGGCGCCGTTTCAATTATTCCTCGGGCACGGCAAACCTATTGGCGTTGTGGTTGATGAATCAGGTGGGTGGCAGTCCGCAAGCGGTGCAGTCGTTTTTGTTCAATGAGCTGTTTATTCCCATGGGAATGCAGCACACGGTTTTTGAAACCGATAGCCTGGGTGTGCCGGTAGGCAGTTCTTACGTATACGCCTCCGCGCGCGATTGGGCGCGCATGGGACAATTGCTGGTGAATGGTGGTGAAATCAACGGTGAGCAATTACTGGCACCTGACTATGTTCGCCATGCGTGCAGTCCGAATCCATCCGATAACGGCCGCGCTTACGGTTACCAGTTGTGGCTGAATGAGGGCGATGCGGCCTTGCGCTGGCCTTCGTTGCCTGTCACGGCTTGCGCCGCCATGGGTAACCGGGCGCAAATGGTGATGATGATTCCAGAACGCAAGATCGTATTCGTACGGCTCGGTTGGACCGCCGGGGATTACCCTACCGATGACCGCGTCAGTCGCCTATTGGCGTTTTGA
- a CDS encoding DUF748 domain-containing protein: MQTIAKWLVKLTTVYFFGSLALVWPLLNAFLAPAYQSQTNRALHYDLAGFNPLTLSVFVYGAEDRNPDGSVLWRLDSATVNLSLLQTLTTAAITFDAIALTGLQLKPEKTGETRFNFSDIIDFRAAQSSATATPADDAAAGLPRVRINTLSLQAKLLQYTDATRAKPYVNGLRDIAFVLEDFSTLSDDGDGYALRAEGVAGGVIEWRGHISAAGTRTWGEFSIHNMSLMPLWEFAEPQLAFELHRGQFNLNGHYTVNWKDQLHWQLSEGALDVNQLALSARDTGNDSQLGFDRFSVRLQSLGNRLQSAVLEQVTLEKLSLQSWHENQTVGLIQMFALPATQATAAETADPATQPWQWRINQLAVTDAEVQWRVPELDQRVLKLAPINLRVSALNSGEEPADIQLGFLVDNTARLAATGQWQTPRQQLDLKLQMDRLPLAWANPVIDDHLALKVTDGELETQVNLQIEGGELKQIQSEALINQLRTSDARGRALTGFSQLAVNGAKVSLAERELTIEQIAIDSLSGRLTINQDGTTNLNALVRNDTPPETQQTPPDAPAPTWRWQINSVALKDAAIGFTDETPLSPFSAQIQNFTGELTPVSSNADQPIAVNFKGNVDGYAPVTLKGWAKPLLADPAIDLSLKFAAMDLGVFNPYSTTFTGWQIEKGLLTVEMDYGLDQKRIVGNNRVVLDQLELGERINSKRLVDIPLRLALALLTDENGVADLAVPVSGTTDDPDFSVGSIIWAALRNSIMKLVTAPFNLLASLVDSEEDLGFIEFAELSSSITPDAANKLDALKNALDQRPSLRIGIVGDVSAAEMRQLRTQALQAMLTEKGVSPADTDALNNRWASGAATLLSERNLAVPDTPAALQKALLQSQPMPVAALNELSQTRALATKQHFLNQLGLAPDRVFVHSVSIDCSEKARCEGPMAKFEISN; this comes from the coding sequence TTGCAAACCATAGCAAAATGGCTGGTTAAACTGACCACCGTTTACTTCTTTGGTTCCCTGGCCCTTGTCTGGCCACTGCTCAATGCCTTCCTGGCACCCGCTTACCAAAGCCAGACTAACAGGGCATTGCACTACGATCTGGCAGGATTTAACCCCCTGACCCTGTCCGTGTTTGTATATGGCGCCGAGGATCGCAACCCGGATGGCAGCGTCTTGTGGCGGCTCGACAGCGCGACCGTCAATCTCTCCCTGCTTCAAACACTGACCACAGCGGCCATTACCTTTGACGCCATAGCATTGACCGGGTTGCAGTTAAAACCCGAGAAAACCGGCGAGACCCGGTTTAACTTCAGCGATATTATCGACTTCCGCGCTGCGCAATCATCGGCCACCGCTACGCCCGCCGATGACGCCGCGGCAGGTTTGCCGCGGGTCAGGATCAATACCTTATCCCTGCAGGCCAAATTACTGCAGTACACCGATGCCACCCGGGCGAAACCCTATGTTAATGGGCTGCGCGACATCGCCTTCGTATTAGAGGATTTTTCTACATTATCCGATGATGGCGACGGCTACGCCCTGCGCGCCGAAGGTGTTGCCGGCGGCGTGATTGAGTGGCGCGGTCACATTTCCGCGGCCGGCACCCGAACCTGGGGCGAATTCTCTATTCACAATATGTCACTCATGCCCTTGTGGGAGTTTGCCGAACCACAACTGGCGTTTGAACTCCACCGCGGCCAATTCAATCTGAATGGCCACTACACGGTGAACTGGAAAGACCAGTTGCATTGGCAGTTGAGCGAGGGCGCTCTTGATGTTAACCAACTGGCCCTTTCTGCCCGTGATACCGGCAATGACAGCCAACTTGGTTTCGACCGGTTTTCCGTCCGATTGCAATCGCTGGGCAACCGTTTGCAGTCAGCTGTGCTCGAGCAGGTGACGCTGGAAAAACTCAGCTTACAGAGTTGGCACGAAAACCAAACCGTTGGACTGATCCAAATGTTTGCCCTGCCCGCCACACAAGCGACGGCGGCTGAGACTGCAGATCCTGCAACGCAACCCTGGCAATGGCGTATCAATCAGCTGGCTGTAACCGATGCCGAAGTCCAATGGCGCGTGCCCGAACTGGACCAGCGGGTGCTGAAGCTTGCGCCCATTAACCTTCGCGTAAGCGCGCTCAACAGCGGCGAGGAACCGGCCGACATTCAACTGGGGTTTCTGGTGGATAACACCGCCCGGCTCGCGGCCACCGGCCAATGGCAAACGCCCCGACAACAGCTGGATTTAAAACTACAGATGGATCGGTTGCCACTCGCCTGGGCCAATCCGGTGATTGACGATCATCTGGCACTCAAAGTGACCGACGGCGAACTCGAAACCCAGGTGAATCTGCAGATAGAGGGCGGAGAACTCAAGCAAATCCAATCCGAGGCGCTGATCAACCAACTGCGCACCTCCGACGCACGCGGGCGCGCCCTGACCGGATTCAGTCAACTGGCGGTGAATGGCGCCAAGGTCAGCCTTGCCGAGCGCGAGCTGACGATTGAACAGATCGCTATTGACTCACTCTCCGGCCGTCTCACCATCAATCAGGACGGCACCACCAACCTGAATGCCTTGGTGCGCAATGACACGCCACCGGAAACCCAACAAACCCCACCAGACGCGCCTGCACCCACCTGGCGCTGGCAGATAAACAGCGTGGCATTAAAGGATGCCGCGATTGGCTTCACCGATGAAACACCCCTGTCGCCCTTCAGCGCGCAGATACAAAACTTTACCGGTGAATTAACGCCCGTCAGCAGCAATGCCGACCAACCTATCGCCGTCAATTTCAAAGGTAACGTCGATGGCTATGCGCCGGTCACGTTGAAAGGCTGGGCCAAACCACTGCTGGCCGATCCGGCCATTGATCTGTCCTTGAAATTTGCCGCCATGGACCTGGGCGTATTCAATCCCTACTCCACTACCTTTACCGGCTGGCAAATTGAGAAAGGGCTGCTCACCGTAGAAATGGATTATGGCCTCGACCAAAAGCGTATCGTGGGCAACAACCGCGTGGTGCTCGACCAGCTAGAACTGGGTGAGCGCATTAACAGCAAACGTCTGGTGGATATTCCGCTGCGGCTTGCACTGGCATTGCTTACCGATGAAAACGGTGTGGCAGATCTGGCGGTACCGGTCTCTGGCACAACCGACGACCCGGACTTCAGTGTGGGTAGTATTATCTGGGCTGCCTTACGCAACAGTATTATGAAGCTGGTGACTGCACCGTTTAATCTGCTGGCATCGCTTGTGGATAGCGAAGAAGACTTAGGGTTTATCGAATTTGCCGAACTGTCCTCGTCCATCACCCCCGACGCGGCCAACAAACTGGACGCGCTAAAAAACGCGCTGGACCAACGCCCCAGTTTGCGTATTGGCATTGTCGGTGACGTGTCTGCAGCCGAGATGCGTCAGCTGCGCACGCAGGCATTGCAAGCGATGCTGACCGAAAAAGGGGTCAGCCCCGCCGATACCGACGCGCTGAACAATCGCTGGGCAAGCGGCGCTGCAACCCTTCTGTCGGAGCGCAACCTGGCCGTACCGGACACACCAGCGGCGTTACAGAAAGCGTTGCTGCAAAGCCAGCCCATGCCTGTGGCGGCACTGAACGAACTCAGTCAAACCCGCGCCTTGGCCACCAAGCAACACTTCCTGAATCAACTCGGCCTGGCGCCCGATCGCGTGTTTGTTCATTCAGTTTCAATCGACTGCAGCGAAAAAGCGCGCTGTGAAGGGCCTATGGCAAAATTTGAGATCAGTAACTAG
- a CDS encoding ATP-dependent zinc protease codes for MKYPFLAVMGVLLCICASPLWAAKSPKMILGWLESVRLQQADMRIKTKLDPGAKTSSMQASNIEYFKKGSKTWVRFDFTDTNLDTKKEETHRFEAPLTREVIIKRHGAPNITRPVVAMQFCLFHQVYRAEFSLADRDKFNYSILLGRSFLSTVALVDSGEIFLSSPQCEGNTLIQEALE; via the coding sequence ATGAAGTATCCCTTTTTGGCTGTAATGGGTGTGTTGCTTTGTATTTGCGCCAGTCCGCTATGGGCGGCCAAGTCGCCCAAAATGATACTGGGTTGGCTGGAGTCCGTGCGGTTGCAACAGGCCGACATGCGCATTAAAACCAAGCTGGACCCAGGCGCCAAAACCTCTTCCATGCAGGCCAGCAATATCGAGTATTTTAAAAAGGGATCCAAAACCTGGGTGCGGTTCGATTTTACAGACACCAACCTGGATACCAAGAAAGAAGAAACGCACCGTTTTGAGGCGCCCTTGACCCGCGAGGTGATTATCAAGCGCCACGGCGCGCCCAATATCACCCGTCCGGTGGTGGCAATGCAATTTTGTTTGTTCCATCAGGTCTACCGCGCCGAATTCAGTCTTGCCGATCGGGACAAATTCAACTATTCAATCCTATTGGGGCGGTCGTTTTTATCCACGGTGGCGTTGGTGGATTCCGGTGAAATTTTTTTGAGCAGCCCCCAGTGTGAAGGCAATACACTGATCCAGGAAGCGCTCGAATAA